Proteins encoded by one window of Rhizobium sullae:
- a CDS encoding conjugal transfer protein TrbD → MAESGSNLIRSRIHRALSRPNLLMGADRELVLLSGLAAVILIFVVLTWYAAIFGMMFWLVAVAALRMMAKADPLMRRVYLRHVSYKSFYRATPSPWRRY, encoded by the coding sequence ATGGCTGAGTCCGGCTCCAATCTTATCCGCTCACGAATCCATCGTGCATTGTCGCGGCCCAATCTGCTGATGGGCGCGGATCGCGAACTGGTGCTCCTGAGCGGGCTCGCGGCCGTGATCCTGATCTTCGTCGTGCTTACCTGGTATGCGGCAATCTTCGGGATGATGTTCTGGCTGGTTGCCGTCGCGGCCCTTCGCATGATGGCCAAGGCCGATCCGCTGATGCGCCGGGTCTATCTCAGGCACGTCTCTTACAAATCGTTCTACAGGGCCACTCCGTCGCCCTGGCGGCGTTACTGA
- a CDS encoding TrbC/VirB2 family protein, with amino-acid sequence MQRKRHTILRAGAVALLLSVMLASPALASSGGGGLPWEAPLQQIQQSITGPVAGFIALAAVAIAGGMLIFGGELNDFARRLCYIALVGGVLLGATQIVGLFGATGATIGSLEPKMHESLSWQMASAEREGERAHG; translated from the coding sequence ATGCAGCGTAAGCGTCACACTATATTGAGAGCTGGAGCTGTTGCTCTTCTATTGTCGGTGATGCTGGCGTCGCCGGCACTCGCATCATCCGGTGGCGGTGGCCTGCCCTGGGAGGCGCCGCTCCAACAGATACAGCAATCGATCACTGGCCCTGTCGCCGGCTTCATCGCGCTGGCGGCGGTGGCAATCGCCGGCGGCATGCTGATCTTCGGCGGCGAGCTCAACGACTTTGCCAGACGGCTTTGCTACATCGCGCTGGTTGGCGGCGTTCTGCTCGGCGCCACCCAGATCGTCGGCCTGTTCGGCGCAACCGGTGCCACGATCGGCAGCCTCGAGCCAAAGATGCACGAGAGCCTGAGCTGGCAGATGGCGTCCGCCGAGCGGGAAGGGGAGAGGGCGCATGGCTGA